TATGGTTCAGCTTTCTCCATTATAACTCTCAGTTCTCTCTTATTTACTGATAATTTTGGCATGTCATCAGTAAGAACAATAGTATAGAGATAACCGAACGCCGTCAGACTCTCATGTTTTAATAATATACTAATTATTGTGTGAGCTGAGCTTGGATCAATGTAGAGTTCTGCGACACGTTTTCCTAAAGCGGTTGCAGTAAATTTCCTCTCTTTTTCTTCTAAAAATCCTGACGACACTAAATATCGTAAAATCCTATTAGCAACCAGTTGTACATGCTGCGAACCTACAGCATGCGCATAAAATGTTTTTGAGAGAAACTTATGCATGGACTGAGTATCTGAAACAACATCTGTTGCAAAGAGCGAAAGAATATGAGATCTCATAGCAGATTCATTATCGAGTTTTGAACTTATATCCTCTATACTACCATTTACATATTCATCCAGTAATCTTTTTACGTGCAGTCTACCTGGTGCAACTATAATAGCTTCACCGTATTCATCATATTTTGGCCTTCCAGCTCTACCTGCAAGTTGTTTATATTCCATAATAGGAATCTCTTCAGATACACCTTCTCTCATATTGAACCTGTACAATTCTGCAACTATTACCCGTCTAGCGGGAACATTCACACCAGCAGCCAATGTAGGTGTTGCACAAATAACTTTTAAAATCCTATCCCTGAATAACTTTTCTATGATACTTCTGGCGTGGTGAGAAAGGCCAGCATGGTGAAAAGCTGCACCATTTTTTATAAGATTTGCTAAGTCTAATGTAATTTTATCTTCAGAAATCTTAGTCAGCGCTTCAGCGGCTTCTAGTAATATTCTCTTCTCGTCATTGGTAAGAAATTTGGGTACCGCATCTTCATGTCTGTGTGCATACCTAACAGCTGACTGCCTTGTACTAGTGAAAACAAGTGCTTGTCCACCATGTCTTAAAGTATCTATTGACAAATTAACCACGCCAGACTCATGAATAATAGGTATTTTCTTCTCATCACCGTCATCGTAATATATTGTTCCATCATAATATACACCCTCTCTAAGAGGAACAGGTCTCCAATCACTTTCTATGCAGTTCGCACTAAGCCACTCAGCTATCTCTTTAGCATTACCAATAGTTGCACTTAACGCCATAATTTGTGCTTCTGGTAATTCTGTTCTTAACCTGGTTAAAAGAAATTCCAATGTTGGTCCTCTCTCAATAGAATCTAACAAATGTATTTCATCAGCTACTATTAATCCTACATCATGTAACCACGATGCGTGATGTCTTAAAAGACTATCAGCTTTTTCATTGGTCGTAACTATAATATCATAATCTTTAAGCCATGGATCTGAACTATCATAATCGCCAGTGGATATGGCAACACGAATGCCCCCTTTTTCGTACATCTTTAAATCTTCATATTTTTCTGAAGCTATAGCGCGGAGAGGTGTTAAATAAAGTGTTTTTAAACCCTTTTCATGGAAGAGCTTAAATGCTGCAAGCAATGCAATCAACGTCTTTCCTGATGCAGTAGGACTAGCGAGAACTAAATTTTTTCCATCTAGAGCTCCCCCTTTAATTGCCTTAACTTGTGGTGGGTATAGTTCATTAATTTGATTTGATTTTAATATCTCAATAATTTTTTCAGGTATGCCGTAAATCTTTAGTTCATCAACCTTCATCTCTTTTACCTCATAACAATTAGCTTAACTTAAGGTAACCTGGTTTTGATTCGTAAACTGTACCTTCAGATTTCAGTTTCTTTAACATATCTTCAGCTTGCTCTCTAGGTATACGCTCGTTTTCTAATTTACTTAAAATCTGATCCTCCTCCATCTCACCACCAGCATCTTTTATTATTTTGATTATATATGATATAAGATCTCTTTTACTTTTTGGCATTCCAGTATAGATAATATCAATATCATACATACCAGTTGTTCTATCGTATAATGTCTCCTCTAACATCTTCTTTATTAGATTTATTGCAGCCTGAGCATCCTCAGCAGTAACCACGTTACTTAGTCTCATTTTAGCTCTTGCCTCACTTAATCTAATAATAGCTTCTAATTGTCTTGCAGTTATAGGTATTGGACCGCCAGAAAAAGCTCTAGTCCTCAAATTCTGATAAAAGTTTTTAATTAATTCTTTTGCTTCGCTGGTTATTTTTGGCTTTATATAGCGTCTAGCATATATTATGTATTTTCTGAGTAAATCGGAAGAAATGATAGAACCTAATTTGCTTTCAGGATTTTGGTGAAGAGATAGTATGTGTTCAGAGAGAGCTTCGTCTTGCTCAGGACTAGGTATATCTCTGATTGGCCAAATTAAGTCAAACCTGCTAAGTAGCGTTTCGGGTAAGTTAATATTCTCAGCTATAGTTTTATTAATATCAAACCTACCCAAATAGGGATTTGCTGCAGCCAGTACAGAGGTCCTTGCATTTAATGTTGCAACAATTCCAGCTTTTGCAATGCTCACGGTTTGTTGCTCCAATGCTTCATGCATCGCTGAGCGATCTTCAGTTTTCATCTTGTCAATTTCATCTATACATGCTATACCACCGTCTGCTAAGACTAATGCTCCAGCTTCAAGATAAAATTCATTGGTTGCCTTATCACGAACAACAGCTGCCGTAAGTCCTGCTGCAGTTGAGCCTTTCCCTGAAGTATACAACCCTCTTGGTACAAGGCTTGCTACATAACGCAGTATCTGTGTTTTTCCTGTGCCTGGATCTCCTACTAGTAAAATGTTTATGTCACCCCGTATTCTTGTGCCATCTGCTGTGGTTTTTGGTACACCGCCGAAAAGTTGATATGCAATGCTTTCCTTTACGTGTCTATAGCCATAAATACTTGGTGTGATACTGTCGATAATCTTGTCTATTATTAGAGGATCCTTTGCCAGTTTCAAAATATTTTCCTCGTCTTCTTTTAAAATTTCAATATCTTCTATGCTTTTTTCTCTTATTTCTATGCTATTTGCTTCTATATAACTATAATATAAATCTTGACTCATGCGTTCTTTATCTATCCTAATTATACCCACAGCTATCACTCTATTACCTGGTTGTGCAACATCAACCAAATCCTCCGCTAACAACACTTCTATACTTCTGGGTAATTGTCCTGGTAACAAATCCTCTGGTTTTTCTTGTATAAACATACGCTGTATATCCATTAGTGTTGATTTTTCCTTCACCAATATCATTCTTCCTTCGTATTCACAATCTGGGTTTGGACATTTTCCTGAGGTTCTGATTTTTCCATCCTCGTCACGTAATACTTTGAACTCTGTTTTGCATATTGGGCATCTTAAGTTACCTTCGATTATTACATGCCTTACTGTACTGACTTTTGATACAACACCTTCGACAGCTATTAGTTTGTTTACATGTCTTGCCCTGATGTTACGGACATCAACATAACTCTCTTCTGGTAACCCTTTGAACCTTGGATAAAATTTTCTTATACTCTTTGCATAATCTTCATCATAAGTAGCGATTATTCGTTTTATAGCTTCACTTGCTTCTTCTATATGTTTATCGGGATTTTCTAGAAGGTCATGTGAAAGTTCTCTATCATAGTTAAGCAAGTCAATAAAGTCTATTGTTAGCGAGATCTCGTTCTTTGCTGGCATTGCCTCAATTCGTTCTCTGTATTTATATTTTTCACCTACTTGAAAATATCTAAAAAAGTCTTCATATTTTTGTGATAAAATAATGAGACCATCTTTGCTAGTCATCTAATTCGCCCCCGCTCATTAAATTAATGCGCCATTGATTGATCATTTTCACGAGTTTATTGTAGAAGTTTTGTTCCTCTACAGTTAATCTATCAGTTATTTGTGGGGCCTCTTTTAGAGGGATTAACGTTAAGATCTTTCTTAATCGTCTCTCTTCTAGATCTGTTAAGAGTTGCTTATATCTTCTTATATCATGCTCTGAACTCTTTATATATCCTTTTTCCATTAGTGAAAGAATCCACTTGGTTTTTTGATAGAAATATGGGTCTAATTTTTTAAGTTCTTTGGTCTTTTCTTCTGCAAAAACTATTTTATTGAGGGCGTCTAAGGTTATTTCGGGTTGAGTAAGCTCGCAGTATCCATCTTTCAGGAGAGCATCGGCTATAATTCTTGGCACTTCAATAACTTCACCTGGGTTAGCAGGATTAATTGAAATACCACCAAATTCAAGTTTACACGTGGGTTTAGTAATCTTAACTTTAATAGGATATAGGTCGAACTCTAGCTTTGCTTGCAAAAACGTATCCTCAATTGAACTCATTTTATTTCTAAATAATTAACTACAAGTAGAGTTAAAAGTTTTTGCTTTTCCTAGGATTTAAAGAATTTGTTAGTGTCCTAATGATTTATTTTAAGTTATGTGTTTTTGTATGGATTTTGCATATTCTTCAAGGAAGGATACCGTTTTTTCATCCAAACGTAACCATGAAGAGATTGATTTCAGATTCTTAGGATTACTTGCTATAATAACTAAGTAGGGCAAGTATTCATTATTGATTTTTGACGTAGAGGCATGTAATCTCTTGCTAAGTAATTCTAAGAATTTTTGTTTGGTTGCTCGTTTTTCTTTTAATTGGCTAGCTAATTTAAGGCTTTTAGGATAGTTGTAGATTGATTTTGCAGGTCTATTTTTTACTGAGAGAGCGACTCCGGCTGATATAAGTTCTAAGTAATAGCTAAGAAGCTTCCAGTATCTTTTCTGTTCAGATGCATTTTTAAATATGTCAGCTAATGAAAGCACATCGTATGCTGCTGCGAGGTCTCTGATGTCTGTGTAAATATATGGTAAATTAGCTGAGATCCATGCGGAAATAATTTCTGGATCTTGTGTTGTTTCGTTGAGAGCATCCCTTGCTGATGATGCTGTTCTTGCATAGAAAATTTTTCTTAATACCGTAAATACATCATATATGCGATCTCTGCTACTGGCTACATTGGCTAATGCTGGAGTTATGTTTTTGTCAACTGACATTGATGCTGCCAATTGTAGATCAAGTATAGAACCTCTCATGTCACCATTATTTCTTTCTGCTATTATATGTAGAGCTTGATCTTGACACATAAGTTTTTCTATCGAACAGATTTTTTTGAGGTAAAGAATAACATCTCTAATCCCAAGTCTTTTAAATTCGATGAGTTGACACTTTGATCTAAGCATAGCTATGTTAGGGTTCCACGCATCATTTGCTATCAATACAACAGGATACTGTGATGTGTAAATTATTTCCAATATTGCATTTATGATGTCTGGTGCCTTTGATCCTTCAATACTATCTACTTCATCAAAAAGTATTAGACGTTTTGATCTAGATTCTCTACTTAGCTGTGCAAAATCTAATATGTTTTCGTTTATACTTGCAAAACCAGCCACCCTTTTAACTGATTCTGCGTTCGCTAGATCTCCAGCATTCATTTCAACTAAATCAATATTATACTGTTCACAGGCAACCTCTACTAACAATGTTTTTCCAACACCTGGCGGTCCGTATAGCATTACGGATTTCTGTTTTGATTGCCTTCCCTCTATCCACGGCTTAAGCCACATGAGAAAAACTTGTTTTGATTCGTTATTCCCCACGATCTCTTCTACAGTCTTAGGTCTATGTTTTATAGTCCAAGGTAATCCAAGTCTAAATTGCGTACTCGACATCACGGCTTCTCCTTCTGAGCAATTTTTGATTCATATCCTATTAATGCTATTTGTGCTAGCAGGGAACTAAGTTGGATCTCCTCATTAGAACCCTCCATTAATCGGTATTCATAATCACCTAATGTTCTTAGTATTTTTATTTTTACAGGTTCATCAACGTTTAATCTGAATACCTCTCTGTGTATTTGTGATATGATATCATTTCCTGACAATCCATAGTTATACAATAATTCATACAATTTATCACGAGCATCTGAGAGCTTGCCTATTAAGGCTAGGTTAAGCACTTCTCTAACTTCTTTAGGTCTCGTCATTCCTGCCACTTTATAGATAATGTCTCCAGTAACTTTACTGCTTAATGCTGATGCGCTTTGCAATATATTTATTGCTTTTCTCATATCACCAGCCGAAACATCCCATATAGCTTCATAACAATCTTCTGAAGCATCAACATTCTCACGTTGAGCAATGAATTTTAATCTCTCTATTACCTCATTTTTAGGAAGCGGACTAAATCTAAACACTACGGTCCTAGATTGTATAGGTTCTATAATCTTGTTACTGTAATTGCATGTTAATATGAACCTGACGTTTCTGGCAAAAAGTTCCATTACCCTTCTTAATGCAGTTTGAGCATCCGCTGTCATTGCATCGCTCTCATCTAAAATTATAAGCTTAAAAGGTACATCACCTACAGGCAATGTTCGTGCAAATCTCTCCTTAATCGTTTCTCTAACAGTATCAATACCTCTCTCATCAGAATTATGCAATAAAATCGGAAATGATCCAGCAAAGAACTTTTCATTCCCAGGCACAGACACATCATAAACATAATCATCATAATCTATCGTTTCTATCTTCATTATTCTCACAACATACAAATCCGAATTTATAAGAGCCATCAACTTGTTATACTCTTTTATTTCATTATCAAGTAACGAACTTACATCAACAGACAATAACAATCTTTCCAATAAATCCTTTGAAGCAGCTCCTCCATCATGTAACGGATGCCTTAATGCATCCTTCCAGTCTATCTTCATTCTCTCATTTATCCTTTCAAAGAATTTTACAAACGGTATAATTGGTAATAAATTTGTCTCGGAATCTTTTCTCCATTTTATTTTTACTTTTTCTTCAAACGCTAGTCCTTTCGTATCGTATACATCTCTTAGCAATTCGTTCATTTTTAATCCCTGTACCAAGAATGATCCGCTATTACTACTTAATGCTGAATATCCTACATCAGTTTCATTAATGTTAGGATTCGTTCTAAATGCAAAAGATATAAGATAATTTTTTTCCTTTAATTCGCACGCATGTTTAGTAGTAATATCCCCACTTTCATCAATAATCATTACAGAGTGATTACCAGTTAATTTTAACTCTCCGTTTTCGAATTTTATTCTAAGTATTTTATTTGCTCTATGCCTAATTATATACTTAACTTTTTCCCAAACTATTCTTTTATTCTCTTCAGTTAAAACTTCCAAGTCATTAACCTTAACATATTCTGCATGTTCATGGCTGCTACCTTTATTAAAATAATTTTTATCTAAATCTTCGAATGTTAAATATTCTATTCTCCCACTAATCCTCACTAATAATGGGGTATCCTTGGAGACTGATGCATTTAATTCTAAAGTGTTTTCTCTCCAACTTTCACCATATAATTCTCTAGCAAAGGCAATAGCTGTAGCTGTTTTTCCAACACCTGCGGGACCGGCAAATAACATGTGAGGTACACTTTTTTCCTTAACAAAGGATTTGAGTGCTCTTATTATATCATCTTGATTTATTATATCATCTAATCTCTTTGGTCTGTATTTCTCAACCCACATTAGTTCTTCTTCCATGCTAACACCTAAAGCTAAAATATCACAAAACTAAATATACTTTAGGTATACCATAATGTATTGGGCTCTAAAATTATTTTATGATGGTATAGCGTTTCATGGCTCACAAATCCAGCCAAATCTAAGAACAGTACAGGGAGAACTCACAAAAACCTTGAATGAACTAAAATATGTAAAAGGACCTGTTAAATTTTGTTGCAGGACTGATGCTGGTGTAAGTGCTTTAAGCCAAATTGTCACAGCAGATTTCACCCGAAGACCAATCATAGGAGAGATAAACAGTAAACTACCTAGGGACATGTTAGTTTGGGCGTCTTCAGAACTTACAACAGAATTTTCTATTAAAAAATTAATTGAATGGAAATTGTACAGATATTACCTTCCAGCACTAGAGAGTGTGAATATAGATAAAATGATTGAAGCGTCCGAATTAATAAAAGGACGTAAAGAACTAGGTGGACTTTCAAAAAGTGGACGAGGAGGATTAATTGATGAAATAAGAATAGAGCAAAAAGACAAAATATTAGTAATTGATTTTAAGGGGAAATACTTTTCATGGAATCTTATAAGAAGAAGTGTAACAGCATTGTACATGATAGGGGTTGGAGAGTTAACCATTAACCAATTTATAAACATACTAAATAATCATAAATTGGGTGTTCATCCAGCTCCTTCATGGAACTTAATACTTTTAGACGTCGGTTGTAAACTTAATTTCATAGTTGATCAACGCGCATTATATAGGTTAAAATCGTTTGCAACCAATTTATCACTTATGATGAAAGCTCGAAGTATGATGATGAATGACATAGTACAATTTCTCAAATCATAAAAACTTTCATTCAAAACTTAAACACCATATAAGGGATACTTTAACCAGTTCTCAGAATTAAAAAGATAAATCTCGCTTTTGGTGTTCTGTTTCAATAAAAATAACTTTCAGAGAAAGTTATATAGTGTTATTGATAAATATTTTAAGGGCTGTTCAAATATGTCGTTTGAGGAAGAATTTGAAAAGAAAGGCATATTTAAAGATGAAAGTAAACTTTCATCAGATTACGTTCCTGAGAGTTTACCTTTTAGGGATTCTCATATACGTCAACTCGTTTCATTCTTTAAAGGTATGGTTGAAACACCTGGTGGTACTTTCTATAAAGCTGTAGCTTATGGGCCAGTAGGAACAGGCAAGACAGCAGTCTCAAAACGATTTGGTAGTTTATTAGTGGAGTATGCATTAAAAAAAGGGATAAACATAAAGTATGTTCACATAAACTGCTACCAAAATAGAACATTATTTATGGTCGTAAAAAGAATGGCAGATATTCTCATACCAAACCTCCCTTCAAGAGGTCTATCAGCACAAGAATTACTCGATATAGTATGGAATTATTTAGAAGAAAAAGACGTTTACATTTTTGCAGTTGTCGATGAATTAGACTACTTAGCCAGATCATCACCGGACACTCTCTACATGCTAACAAGACTCTCAGATACTTACCTCAATACAAAACAAAGGATCAGCATATTATTCATAGGTAGAAACCTAGCCTTTTTGCCGCTCATAGACCAAAGTGTCGCAAGTACACTATCAAGAAACATGATTAAGTTCGAACCATACAAAGCGTTCCAGATTCTAAAAATATTAGAAGAGAGAGAAGAAGAAGCATTCGAGCCATCAGCAGTAAGCCATGACATACTAACCTTAGTCGCAGAGACGTCTGGTGTCGATACTGGAGGCAACGGAGATGCTAGGTATGCTCTAGAATTACTTTGGAGATCAGGTAAAATAGCTGAACAACAGGGTCTTCAAAAAATACTGCCAGACCACGTACGCATAGCAAAAAGTGAAACACATCCATTCGTACGAGAAGAAATACTACTAAGCCTTACAAACCACGAACTACTACTATTGCAAAGCATTGCATCAATACTCAAAAAGAACTACAGCATACACGCCACCTTTAGTGACGTAGAAGAAGAATACAACCTACTATGCGAAACAAAAAACATTGAACCGCGCAGGCACACACAACTATGGGAATACCTCCAAAGCCTAAAAAATACTGGTCTCATCCATGCACGAACAGTAAACAAAGCCAATAGAGGAAGAACAACAATCATCAGCCTACAAGACATCCCGGCGGACATACTAGAACAGAAAGTTAAATCAATACTAGAGGAAAGAATCAATGAAAAATGAGACAGAAACCATCGAAAAAATGCTAGGCTCAAAAAGCAAAATAAGAATTCTAGCAACATTAGTCAAATACAGAGAAATCAACATAGCAAGCCTCGTAAAAATATGTGGTTCAGGATATACTGCAGTAGAAAGAAGCCTAAAAGACCTCGAAAAAATAGGCATAATTACTGAAAAAAGATTCGGAAGAATAAGAATAATCAAACTAACAGAAAACGACAAAAGAGTACAAGCTCTCATAAAACTCTTCGAAACACTTAACAAAACCAAAAACTAAAACAAACACAAAAACTTATATTTTCAACCGCTTTATATACTTCAGCGATGATCGATCTAACCCCAATGACGGGCTCTTGAAAAGCCCGAATGAAATGGATCTTGAGTGCTGAGCTACTTCTTTGGCACTCTCCACGGCTAAGGCCGGGAGGTTCTTGCTTCTAAGGTTTTCATCGGCTCTGTTTTTCATTGCCCTTCTAGGCTCCCACGTCATCCCACTCCACCTTAGAGGCGAGGGGTGTGCCACCACCCCGTTAACCTCGCCTACGGGTTCTGAGTTAAGTAGAGATTCATAGTGTTTTATCACCTCTACTCAACTCTTCCCTCTCGATTAGCTCATCGAGGGCTTTCGGGGTAAACCCGACATCCCCACATCCGAAGGTCAACCCCCAGCCCACCATCCCCATAGGAAGTCATGCTTCCAGAGTAGAGGGAACACTAAAACGTATGAGCAAACCATATTTAAACCTATCTGCTCTGAAAATACTGACAAAGGCAGCTAAATGCTGCCTCTTTGAGAGCGTAAAGCTTCTCTATCAAGAAGATATTATGGCTTATCTCTATTTAACTCCATCTATTTTGAAACTGTTTTTTACGGCGTCCCTTCGGTAGCTCCACACAAATCGAGAATCTGTCGAAGCATATAAACATATCAACAATTCATCCCAGAACTGAAGTTCTAGGCTTTCTTGTCGAATTATTTGTAAGGTTGCGAGCTGAATTTGGCGAGGAGGTTCCAGCAGGCGGCCTATGGATTATACGTCCGTGGTAGGGGCTGGTTTTGCAAATTCCAGAACCCAGTACAATGAAGGTTATAAGCCTAAAGAACCGAGAATCTTCTGACTTTAGTCGCAGAAAACGTCAACTCCTCAAGTTATGGATACTATTAAAAACAATTGAATATATCCATTAAAAACAACTAGTTAAAATAACAAAAAAATTAAAGGATTATCTTATTCAATTCTGACATATCTTTTATGTTGTTCATTTTTATCATTTTATCAGAGATTGTATATAATACATCATTTATATAAAGAATCCGCTTAACAAAGTACTTCCCCTCATAAAACAAATTAGAGGCAAGATCCATGGTAGTATTTAAATGAGAAATTTTACCTATTAGCACAAATCCTTTCTCTAATGATACATTAAAAATATATGCACCTTGCCAAACAGGTTTTCCATATTCATATGGCGGTGAACTTGGATCTTTTACTGCAACAAGGACAGGCATTGCTAAAAGTTTTCTTTTATAATCAAATAGCAATGCTTTATGATCATTGAGTATTGGAGATCCTGAACCTCTATCTCCTATAACATATTTTGCGATTTCCTTTGGATTTTTAGGATCAGATACATCAAATAATGATATCTTTATTCCTTGATACCACGCAAAATCACTATGGGCGTCTTCAATAGTATCCTTGCCTATACCGATTATATGAGTCTCGTCATATGGATGTAGATAATTCGAATATCCAGGTATTTTTAACCATCCTAATACTTTTGGATAAACTGGATTACTTAAGTCAATTACAAATAGTGGATCAGTCTTTTTAAAAGTCACTAAATAACCTCTATCATCAATAAACCTTGCTGAATAAATCCATTCACCAGGGGCCAAATCTGTAACATTACTTATTGTTTTCATATCATTCACACTAAGAATGTATACATCATTCTTTGGTTTCATGTCCCATCTAGTTGTTGCAACCCTAAGATAACCATTATGCTCATCCATTGAAAACTGATTTAGCACTGTACCTGGAACTCTACCGCTAGCCTCATATTTAATATTACCACCATTAATACTAAATCTATAAATTAGCGTCTCTTCATAGAGATTTCTGACTATAATTCGCATGTTACTAAAAGAAGGTGTTACCTTCCATTTTGCAGATGTTATATAAAGATTATGCAATGACATATAAAGGGTGTGTGCATCACCAAGTAAAAACGCACTAATAGTCGGGTTTTCATGACCACTCACGTTAAGAGCAACAATTATAGTATATTCGTAATAAGTTTCATTCGACTCTGGTAGATAAAATATTTGATTAGCAGGTATATTAATTACCGCATCATTAATTTTGATCATCGGAAATTTAATAGATTCAAAAATATCTGAGTCAGGGGCTCTCCAAAGAAATGTTTTATAAGACTTAATAATTGGTTCCTTCACAATAAGATAGACGTAGTCACCTATAGTTCTTGATGCGAAATAGTATCCATTAACAGAGAAATTGGTCATCAATTTTGGCATACTCCTATCTTCTATGTCATATATTTTTATGTTAATTTCATAATTATCACCTGAATCTTCATTTACAACCACAGCAAGTCTGTCAGCAAACAAGAACATACCAATGACTTCATTAT
This region of Thermoprotei archaeon genomic DNA includes:
- a CDS encoding DEAD/DEAH box helicase, encoding MKVDELKIYGIPEKIIEILKSNQINELYPPQVKAIKGGALDGKNLVLASPTASGKTLIALLAAFKLFHEKGLKTLYLTPLRAIASEKYEDLKMYEKGGIRVAISTGDYDSSDPWLKDYDIIVTTNEKADSLLRHHASWLHDVGLIVADEIHLLDSIERGPTLEFLLTRLRTELPEAQIMALSATIGNAKEIAEWLSANCIESDWRPVPLREGVYYDGTIYYDDGDEKKIPIIHESGVVNLSIDTLRHGGQALVFTSTRQSAVRYAHRHEDAVPKFLTNDEKRILLEAAEALTKISEDKITLDLANLIKNGAAFHHAGLSHHARSIIEKLFRDRILKVICATPTLAAGVNVPARRVIVAELYRFNMREGVSEEIPIMEYKQLAGRAGRPKYDEYGEAIIVAPGRLHVKRLLDEYVNGSIEDISSKLDNESAMRSHILSLFATDVVSDTQSMHKFLSKTFYAHAVGSQHVQLVANRILRYLVSSGFLEEKERKFTATALGKRVAELYIDPSSAHTIISILLKHESLTAFGYLYTIVLTDDMPKLSVNKRELRVIMEKAEPYIDELPVRLSYDIYDEDDAKLIAYELKTALMLNDWINEVREEDIIDMYNVGSGDIYSYTQTAHWIGYAAYELMKLLDKMDHAKMLNKLYKRLADGVKEELLELVRMPGIGRVKARLLYNYGFTSLEKLASAKDSEILKIPGIGPETLRSIRKFFEQKELIN
- a CDS encoding replication factor C large subunit; amino-acid sequence: MSSTQFRLGLPWTIKHRPKTVEEIVGNNESKQVFLMWLKPWIEGRQSKQKSVMLYGPPGVGKTLLVEVACEQYNIDLVEMNAGDLANAESVKRVAGFASINENILDFAQLSRESRSKRLILFDEVDSIEGSKAPDIINAILEIIYTSQYPVVLIANDAWNPNIAMLRSKCQLIEFKRLGIRDVILYLKKICSIEKLMCQDQALHIIAERNNGDMRGSILDLQLAASMSVDKNITPALANVASSRDRIYDVFTVLRKIFYARTASSARDALNETTQDPEIISAWISANLPYIYTDIRDLAAAYDVLSLADIFKNASEQKRYWKLLSYYLELISAGVALSVKNRPAKSIYNYPKSLKLASQLKEKRATKQKFLELLSKRLHASTSKINNEYLPYLVIIASNPKNLKSISSWLRLDEKTVSFLEEYAKSIQKHIT
- a CDS encoding winged helix-turn-helix domain-containing protein gives rise to the protein MKNETETIEKMLGSKSKIRILATLVKYREINIASLVKICGSGYTAVERSLKDLEKIGIITEKRFGRIRIIKLTENDKRVQALIKLFETLNKTKN
- a CDS encoding replication factor C small subunit, with product MEEELMWVEKYRPKRLDDIINQDDIIRALKSFVKEKSVPHMLFAGPAGVGKTATAIAFARELYGESWRENTLELNASVSKDTPLLVRISGRIEYLTFEDLDKNYFNKGSSHEHAEYVKVNDLEVLTEENKRIVWEKVKYIIRHRANKILRIKFENGELKLTGNHSVMIIDESGDITTKHACELKEKNYLISFAFRTNPNINETDVGYSALSSNSGSFLVQGLKMNELLRDVYDTKGLAFEEKVKIKWRKDSETNLLPIIPFVKFFERINERMKIDWKDALRHPLHDGGAASKDLLERLLLSVDVSSLLDNEIKEYNKLMALINSDLYVVRIMKIETIDYDDYVYDVSVPGNEKFFAGSFPILLHNSDERGIDTVRETIKERFARTLPVGDVPFKLIILDESDAMTADAQTALRRVMELFARNVRFILTCNYSNKIIEPIQSRTVVFRFSPLPKNEVIERLKFIAQRENVDASEDCYEAIWDVSAGDMRKAINILQSASALSSKVTGDIIYKVAGMTRPKEVREVLNLALIGKLSDARDKLYELLYNYGLSGNDIISQIHREVFRLNVDEPVKIKILRTLGDYEYRLMEGSNEEIQLSSLLAQIALIGYESKIAQKEKP
- a CDS encoding minichromosome maintenance protein MCM is translated as MTSKDGLIILSQKYEDFFRYFQVGEKYKYRERIEAMPAKNEISLTIDFIDLLNYDRELSHDLLENPDKHIEEASEAIKRIIATYDEDYAKSIRKFYPRFKGLPEESYVDVRNIRARHVNKLIAVEGVVSKVSTVRHVIIEGNLRCPICKTEFKVLRDEDGKIRTSGKCPNPDCEYEGRMILVKEKSTLMDIQRMFIQEKPEDLLPGQLPRSIEVLLAEDLVDVAQPGNRVIAVGIIRIDKERMSQDLYYSYIEANSIEIREKSIEDIEILKEDEENILKLAKDPLIIDKIIDSITPSIYGYRHVKESIAYQLFGGVPKTTADGTRIRGDINILLVGDPGTGKTQILRYVASLVPRGLYTSGKGSTAAGLTAAVVRDKATNEFYLEAGALVLADGGIACIDEIDKMKTEDRSAMHEALEQQTVSIAKAGIVATLNARTSVLAAANPYLGRFDINKTIAENINLPETLLSRFDLIWPIRDIPSPEQDEALSEHILSLHQNPESKLGSIISSDLLRKYIIYARRYIKPKITSEAKELIKNFYQNLRTRAFSGGPIPITARQLEAIIRLSEARAKMRLSNVVTAEDAQAAINLIKKMLEETLYDRTTGMYDIDIIYTGMPKSKRDLISYIIKIIKDAGGEMEEDQILSKLENERIPREQAEDMLKKLKSEGTVYESKPGYLKLS
- a CDS encoding ORC1-type DNA replication protein; translated protein: MSFEEEFEKKGIFKDESKLSSDYVPESLPFRDSHIRQLVSFFKGMVETPGGTFYKAVAYGPVGTGKTAVSKRFGSLLVEYALKKGINIKYVHINCYQNRTLFMVVKRMADILIPNLPSRGLSAQELLDIVWNYLEEKDVYIFAVVDELDYLARSSPDTLYMLTRLSDTYLNTKQRISILFIGRNLAFLPLIDQSVASTLSRNMIKFEPYKAFQILKILEEREEEAFEPSAVSHDILTLVAETSGVDTGGNGDARYALELLWRSGKIAEQQGLQKILPDHVRIAKSETHPFVREEILLSLTNHELLLLQSIASILKKNYSIHATFSDVEEEYNLLCETKNIEPRRHTQLWEYLQSLKNTGLIHARTVNKANRGRTTIISLQDIPADILEQKVKSILEERINEK